In the genome of Hymenobacter taeanensis, one region contains:
- a CDS encoding thioredoxin family protein, which yields MSTNTSLTPVLTPEHLATAYSYGRYRKLIDELQAEGKTTGPQQSEALSHYTHLNVQRMQRLDKTTQLLPELREAVQNLKQSYAWLILTEGWCGDAAQIVPVLEAVAQASHGRFTTHYFLRDENLALMDRYLTNGGRSIPKLVVLRADTLVEVAQWGPRPADAQQVFVEMKAQGVTKEEFAEKLHAWYARDKTQAIQRELLALVRTLA from the coding sequence ATGTCTACTAACACCTCCCTAACCCCGGTTCTCACGCCGGAGCACTTGGCTACGGCGTATTCATATGGCCGCTACCGCAAGCTCATTGATGAGCTCCAAGCCGAAGGCAAAACCACGGGCCCGCAGCAGTCAGAAGCGCTAAGCCACTACACGCACTTAAATGTGCAGCGCATGCAGCGCCTCGATAAAACCACGCAGCTACTGCCAGAACTCCGCGAGGCAGTGCAAAACTTAAAGCAATCATACGCCTGGCTCATCCTGACGGAAGGCTGGTGCGGCGACGCCGCTCAGATTGTGCCGGTGCTGGAAGCTGTAGCGCAAGCCAGCCATGGGCGCTTCACCACGCATTACTTCCTGCGCGATGAAAACCTGGCCCTGATGGACCGTTACCTTACCAACGGGGGGCGCTCCATCCCGAAGCTAGTGGTATTGCGGGCCGATACGCTGGTAGAAGTGGCGCAGTGGGGCCCACGCCCCGCTGATGCGCAACAGGTGTTTGTGGAAATGAAGGCGCAGGGTGTTACTAAGGAAGAGTTTGCCGAGAAGCTGCACGCGTGGTACGCCCGAGACAAAACCCAGGCTATTCAGCGTGAACTGCTGGCGCTTGTGCGCACTCTGGCATAA
- a CDS encoding DinB family protein: MINTNEKLGAYNVWANETLLRHLDGLVAGGATIPAGALRLFSHVLNAQAIWLGRLTNTPSPVKVWQEHDLATLHHWHEQTSERFHQYGIAADDAELQRLITYTNSIGEGYTSQVSDILTHVPVHANYHRAQVARELRLNGLEPINTDFITYCRELSAKAATADVPSL; this comes from the coding sequence ATGATTAACACCAATGAAAAGCTGGGGGCCTATAACGTGTGGGCCAACGAAACCCTGCTGCGTCACCTGGATGGCCTGGTGGCTGGTGGGGCTACCATTCCGGCCGGTGCCCTACGCTTGTTCAGCCACGTACTCAATGCTCAGGCTATCTGGCTGGGCCGCCTTACCAATACCCCCAGCCCCGTGAAAGTGTGGCAGGAGCACGACCTGGCTACGCTGCACCACTGGCACGAGCAAACTTCCGAGCGCTTCCACCAGTACGGCATTGCCGCCGACGATGCCGAGCTGCAGCGCCTGATTACCTATACCAACTCCATTGGAGAGGGCTATACCAGCCAGGTATCAGATATCTTGACTCACGTACCCGTGCACGCCAACTACCACCGTGCCCAAGTAGCCCGGGAACTGCGCCTGAATGGCCTGGAGCCCATCAACACCGACTTCATCACCTATTGCCGGGAGCTGTCGGCGAAGGCTGCCACTGCCGACGTGCCCAGCCTCTAG
- a CDS encoding DUF6970 domain-containing protein: MMRFPVLLTAASFALLLGCPACQRNVAVTTPTDAPQTGNVNGVSSTPAPTSANTIEPTPQPDATFDDRKRPQWLNDRIQHHLNEKKQNPPVQIMSYQYNGGLVYYETVGCCDQYTTLYSSAGKVLCHPDGGLTGRGDGQCPDFAKTRTEERLVWQDPR, encoded by the coding sequence ATGATGCGCTTCCCAGTACTACTTACGGCTGCTTCTTTTGCCCTGCTGCTTGGCTGCCCAGCCTGCCAGCGCAATGTGGCCGTTACCACGCCCACCGATGCCCCCCAAACCGGCAACGTGAACGGGGTTTCCTCTACGCCGGCTCCTACCAGTGCCAATACCATTGAGCCCACGCCGCAGCCCGATGCTACCTTCGATGACCGCAAACGCCCCCAGTGGCTCAACGACCGGATTCAGCACCACCTCAACGAGAAAAAGCAGAACCCGCCCGTGCAAATCATGAGCTACCAGTACAACGGCGGCTTGGTGTATTATGAAACGGTGGGCTGCTGTGACCAGTACACTACCCTCTATTCATCGGCCGGTAAGGTGCTCTGCCACCCCGATGGCGGCCTCACCGGACGTGGCGACGGGCAGTGCCCCGATTTCGCTAAAACCCGCACCGAAGAACGTTTGGTCTGGCAAGACCCCCGCTGA
- a CDS encoding diacylglycerol kinase family protein: protein MDNQPTPRPGMVRRRVASFGYAFQGVWSALKTEVHLQFHAAATVVVLGLGLYLGLARWEWVAVVVAIGAVWSAELVNTAVETLVNLVSPGYHPLAGRAKDVAAGAVLVMAVAALAVGLLIFGPKLWALLA, encoded by the coding sequence GTGGATAACCAGCCTACCCCCCGCCCCGGCATGGTACGCCGCCGGGTGGCCAGCTTCGGCTATGCCTTTCAGGGGGTATGGTCGGCGCTGAAGACGGAGGTGCACCTGCAGTTTCATGCGGCCGCTACCGTTGTTGTACTAGGCCTAGGCCTGTACCTGGGCTTAGCGCGCTGGGAGTGGGTGGCCGTAGTGGTGGCTATTGGGGCCGTGTGGAGCGCCGAGCTGGTGAATACGGCCGTTGAAACCCTCGTAAACCTGGTGTCGCCGGGGTACCACCCGTTGGCGGGGCGCGCCAAGGACGTAGCAGCCGGGGCCGTGCTGGTAATGGCCGTGGCGGCGCTGGCCGTGGGGCTGCTGATATTTGGGCCAAAACTCTGGGCGTTACTGGCCTAG
- a CDS encoding GNAT family N-acetyltransferase, whose amino-acid sequence MDFARCITLENSRVRLRPLELTDFEDLKAIAFDKDVWRYLTTPMPQNSVELAAYLTQAVRDREAGKRYPFAIIDKESGRVVGSTSYGNLALEDKRLEIGWTWLGAEYQRTGINRAAKHLLLKYAFGELGCERVELKTDARNWRSREAMRRMGATEEGTLRSHCLTQGGLRRDSVYFSILKPEWDELCHTVFQQFEARG is encoded by the coding sequence ATGGATTTTGCTCGTTGCATTACGCTGGAAAACAGCCGCGTCCGTCTTCGCCCGCTTGAGTTAACCGACTTCGAAGACCTCAAAGCCATTGCCTTTGATAAAGATGTGTGGCGCTACCTGACCACCCCCATGCCGCAAAACAGCGTGGAGCTGGCCGCCTACCTCACCCAGGCCGTGCGCGACCGGGAAGCCGGCAAGCGCTACCCTTTCGCCATTATTGATAAGGAAAGCGGCCGCGTAGTGGGCAGCACCAGCTACGGCAACTTAGCCCTGGAAGACAAACGGCTGGAAATCGGCTGGACGTGGCTGGGCGCGGAGTACCAGCGCACGGGCATCAATCGGGCCGCCAAGCACCTGCTGCTGAAATATGCCTTCGGCGAGCTGGGCTGCGAGCGGGTAGAGCTCAAGACCGATGCCCGCAACTGGAGGTCACGGGAGGCCATGCGCCGGATGGGGGCCACCGAAGAGGGCACGTTGCGCAGCCACTGCCTCACGCAGGGTGGCCTACGCCGCGACTCCGTGTACTTCAGCATCCTGAAGCCTGAGTGGGACGAGCTCTGCCACACTGTGTTTCAGCAATTTGAAGCCCGTGGATAA
- a CDS encoding DHH family phosphoesterase, which translates to MPAFPQFVAPFRAFLDQVPEGGRLVVFCHFDADGLAAGALFGRGLNRINPSWQVEVVPSGKGENAFLTPGAHERLLALKPDALIVTDLGVHAHGTLEAAGIPVLYVDHHIPEGMPPVGGTVLTGYGLEPVPCSAWLAYELLAAETNVTDLQWVAAIGVLSDLGDSADWAPLPAVKKQHTAKWLKEAVAMCNAARRAGEFNLELPLRYLLQDDNPRGLAQDERLGQYRAEVAAELAAARKLPPKFPPKDAPHAAPVAVVSINSPCQIHPLIAQQWIGRLSDRVVLCANRGYLQPGMVAISGRTASRELHIPDLLRAAFAQQGATPPANFAHGHPQASGGHLSEADFSVLLRGLGFAEA; encoded by the coding sequence ATGCCCGCTTTTCCGCAGTTTGTGGCGCCCTTCCGGGCCTTTCTTGATCAGGTGCCGGAGGGCGGCCGGTTGGTAGTATTCTGCCATTTTGATGCCGATGGGCTGGCAGCCGGGGCGTTATTCGGGCGCGGCCTGAACCGTATCAACCCAAGCTGGCAGGTAGAGGTAGTGCCGTCGGGCAAGGGCGAAAACGCCTTCCTAACCCCCGGCGCCCACGAGCGGCTGCTGGCCCTGAAGCCCGATGCGCTAATTGTCACGGACCTGGGCGTGCACGCGCACGGCACGTTAGAGGCCGCGGGCATCCCGGTGCTGTACGTCGACCACCACATTCCCGAAGGCATGCCCCCGGTGGGCGGCACCGTGCTAACCGGGTATGGCCTGGAGCCGGTGCCGTGTTCGGCGTGGCTGGCCTACGAGCTGCTGGCCGCCGAAACCAACGTGACCGATCTGCAGTGGGTGGCCGCTATTGGCGTATTATCAGACTTAGGCGATTCTGCCGACTGGGCTCCGCTACCCGCCGTGAAAAAGCAGCACACCGCCAAGTGGCTAAAGGAGGCCGTGGCCATGTGCAATGCTGCCCGCCGGGCCGGCGAGTTTAACCTGGAGCTCCCCCTGCGCTACCTCCTGCAAGATGACAACCCTCGCGGCCTGGCTCAGGATGAGCGCCTGGGCCAGTACCGGGCCGAAGTAGCCGCCGAGTTAGCCGCAGCCCGCAAGCTCCCACCCAAATTTCCGCCTAAAGATGCGCCACACGCCGCACCCGTGGCCGTGGTTTCCATCAACTCGCCCTGCCAGATTCACCCGCTTATTGCCCAGCAGTGGATTGGGCGCCTCTCTGACCGCGTAGTACTCTGCGCCAACCGCGGCTATCTGCAGCCCGGTATGGTGGCTATATCGGGGCGCACGGCCAGCCGGGAGCTGCATATTCCCGATCTGTTGCGCGCCGCGTTTGCTCAGCAAGGAGCTACTCCGCCCGCAAACTTCGCTCATGGTCATCCGCAGGCCAGCGGCGGCCACCTCTCCGAAGCCGACTTTAGCGTGCTGCTGCGCGGCCTGGGCTTTGCGGAGGCATAA
- the fumC gene encoding class II fumarate hydratase, with protein MAQFRTEKDTMGTVQVPADAYYGAQTQRSIDNFQIAQDINRMPKEIIRAFAYLKKAAALTNRDAGILDAEKATLIGRVCDEILEGKLDKEFPLVVWQTGSGTQSNMNVNEVVAYRGHVLNGGQLSDEKKFLAPNDDVNKSQSSNDTFPTAMHIAAYKILVEVTIPGIEKLRDTLKAKSEQFMHIVKIGRTHLMDATPLTVGQEFSGYVSQLDHGLRAIKNTLAHLSELALGGTAVGTGINTPAGYSENVAKHIADLTGLPFITAENKFEALAAHDAIVEAHGALKTVAASLMKIGNDIRLLASGPRAGIGELHIPDNEPGSSIMPGKVNPTQCEAMTMVAAQVMGNDVAINIGGMNGHFELNVFKPVMIYNFLHSARLIGDVCVSFNDKCAVGIEPLEANIKKHVDSSLMLVTALNPHIGYYKAAEIAQTAHKNGSTLKETALQLGYLTEEQFNEWLKPEDMVGEIKK; from the coding sequence ATGGCTCAGTTCCGCACCGAGAAAGATACCATGGGCACCGTACAGGTTCCCGCCGACGCCTACTACGGCGCCCAAACCCAGCGTTCCATCGATAACTTCCAGATTGCCCAGGACATCAACCGGATGCCCAAGGAAATCATCCGCGCCTTCGCTTACCTCAAGAAAGCCGCCGCCCTCACCAACCGCGACGCTGGCATCTTGGACGCCGAAAAGGCCACGCTGATTGGCCGCGTGTGCGATGAAATTCTGGAAGGCAAGCTCGATAAGGAGTTTCCGCTGGTGGTATGGCAAACTGGCTCGGGCACCCAGAGCAACATGAACGTAAACGAGGTGGTGGCCTACCGCGGCCACGTGCTCAACGGCGGCCAGCTCTCCGACGAGAAGAAGTTTCTGGCACCCAACGACGACGTAAATAAGTCGCAAAGCTCCAACGACACCTTCCCGACGGCCATGCACATTGCCGCCTATAAGATTCTGGTGGAGGTAACTATTCCTGGCATTGAGAAGCTGCGCGACACGCTGAAGGCGAAGAGCGAGCAGTTTATGCACATCGTGAAAATTGGTCGCACCCACCTCATGGACGCCACGCCCCTGACCGTCGGCCAGGAGTTTTCGGGCTACGTGTCGCAGCTCGACCACGGCCTGCGCGCCATCAAGAACACCCTGGCGCACCTCTCCGAGCTGGCCCTGGGCGGCACTGCCGTAGGTACCGGCATCAACACACCCGCTGGCTACTCTGAGAATGTGGCCAAGCACATTGCCGACCTGACCGGCCTACCGTTCATTACGGCTGAAAACAAGTTTGAGGCCCTGGCCGCCCACGATGCCATTGTGGAAGCCCACGGCGCCCTCAAGACGGTAGCGGCCTCGCTGATGAAAATCGGCAATGATATCCGGCTGCTGGCTTCGGGCCCGCGTGCGGGTATTGGTGAGTTGCACATCCCCGACAACGAGCCCGGCTCCAGCATTATGCCCGGCAAAGTAAACCCCACCCAGTGCGAAGCCATGACCATGGTAGCCGCGCAGGTAATGGGCAACGACGTAGCCATCAACATCGGCGGCATGAACGGCCACTTCGAGCTGAACGTGTTCAAGCCCGTGATGATCTACAACTTCCTGCACTCCGCCCGCCTCATCGGCGACGTGTGCGTGTCGTTCAACGACAAGTGCGCGGTGGGTATCGAGCCGCTGGAGGCCAACATCAAAAAGCACGTCGACTCGTCGTTGATGCTGGTAACGGCTCTCAACCCCCACATCGGTTATTACAAAGCCGCCGAAATTGCCCAGACGGCCCACAAAAACGGCTCAACCCTGAAGGAAACTGCTCTCCAGCTCGGCTACCTCACCGAGGAGCAGTTCAACGAGTGGCTGAAGCCCGAAGATATGGTAGGCGAAATCAAGAAGTAA
- a CDS encoding TonB family protein, with translation MPSASRHLPVEVLRRYVAGTLPPAEQHQVEAHTLDCAQCADILTGLEMQPSTTTDQSLVELQQRLHTRVEELATEQAPTAPLWAWRQLAAAAVLLLTLGAVAWFTLQRSAAPEIASTGRHAVERLAIRAPRPVPVPQHAPAPAVASAATPMPPDAVASVAARSRPAPAVPFRREKNPQYARVAPKAPYGADVQPDTEAAAGQDAVALAAETQADTTAVSVAKANTTDQKQGYAVQSAPGKAYPPGAAAATLRASGPPATRKARVAAAADLEGMRTVYGRITDQTTGKGLEGVTVQVPGTPQGVSTAADGSFSLTVPANTPQLSINSVGYTSQTQPLNPNDSTLALALAPTTKALSEVVVVRRDAPPAPMSVSAMPAGGYGNLRKYLKDSLDYPEKALDARTEGTVRLRFVVGEDGKVSDIKVIKKLTDECDAEAIRLIQEGPAWYPAIVKGRRTARQVEVSVPFKIEGR, from the coding sequence ATGCCTTCTGCCAGCCGGCACCTGCCGGTAGAGGTGCTGCGCCGTTACGTGGCCGGAACGCTACCTCCCGCCGAGCAGCACCAGGTGGAGGCCCACACCCTCGACTGCGCCCAGTGCGCCGATATTCTGACGGGCCTGGAAATGCAGCCTTCCACCACCACCGATCAGAGCCTGGTAGAGCTGCAGCAGCGCCTGCACACCCGCGTAGAAGAATTAGCTACCGAGCAGGCGCCAACCGCCCCGCTGTGGGCCTGGCGCCAGCTGGCCGCAGCTGCCGTGCTACTCCTGACGCTGGGCGCCGTGGCGTGGTTCACGCTTCAGCGTTCTGCTGCTCCTGAAATTGCTTCCACTGGCCGGCATGCCGTAGAGCGTCTGGCTATTCGGGCACCTAGGCCAGTGCCCGTACCGCAACACGCACCGGCGCCAGCCGTGGCTTCTGCTGCCACGCCCATGCCGCCCGATGCGGTAGCCAGCGTAGCTGCCCGGTCGCGGCCAGCTCCTGCAGTGCCGTTTCGCCGAGAGAAAAATCCGCAGTACGCGCGGGTGGCTCCGAAGGCTCCATACGGGGCTGATGTGCAGCCTGATACCGAAGCGGCAGCCGGGCAAGATGCCGTAGCGCTAGCGGCTGAAACGCAGGCTGATACTACGGCAGTAAGCGTTGCCAAGGCTAATACCACAGACCAGAAGCAGGGCTATGCTGTGCAGTCGGCTCCTGGTAAGGCTTACCCGCCCGGCGCAGCGGCAGCTACCCTGCGGGCGAGTGGCCCACCGGCTACGCGCAAAGCAAGGGTAGCCGCCGCTGCTGATTTGGAGGGTATGCGCACCGTGTATGGGCGCATTACGGACCAAACCACCGGCAAGGGGCTGGAAGGGGTTACGGTGCAGGTGCCCGGCACGCCGCAAGGCGTTTCTACGGCGGCTGATGGCTCTTTCAGCCTGACGGTGCCTGCCAATACCCCGCAGCTCAGCATCAACTCAGTAGGCTATACCTCGCAAACCCAACCGCTCAACCCCAACGACTCAACCCTGGCCCTGGCTCTTGCTCCCACCACCAAAGCTCTTAGTGAAGTGGTAGTGGTGCGCCGCGATGCGCCACCCGCGCCCATGTCGGTAAGCGCCATGCCGGCTGGCGGCTACGGGAACCTGAGAAAGTATCTGAAAGACAGCCTCGACTACCCTGAAAAAGCGCTGGATGCCCGTACTGAAGGCACCGTGCGGCTACGCTTTGTGGTGGGCGAAGATGGCAAAGTCAGCGACATTAAAGTAATCAAAAAGCTCACCGACGAGTGCGACGCCGAAGCCATTCGGCTCATCCAAGAAGGTCCTGCCTGGTACCCCGCCATCGTCAAGGGTCGCCGCACGGCCCGCCAGGTAGAAGTGAGCGTGCCCTTTAAGATTGAAGGCAGGTGA
- a CDS encoding RNA polymerase sigma factor, producing the protein MFFRRRPAPAAELSDAELLLRYRAEGDVHHLGPLYERHMPAVLAICRRYLREEEDAKDAVMQLFEQLVEQLRRHEVDNFPAWLHTTARNHCLMVLRARQRAGPAAGGALVVHFPDAADMESAVSRHQTDDDPAEADFHEQQLQQMEQALAGLPPGQKQCLELFYLEKKCYRDIADLTGFDLNAVKSHIQNGKRNLRRHLESTAAPNASP; encoded by the coding sequence ATGTTTTTCCGCCGTCGTCCTGCGCCTGCTGCCGAGCTCTCCGATGCGGAGCTGCTGCTGCGCTACCGCGCCGAGGGCGACGTGCACCACCTAGGCCCCCTCTATGAGCGACACATGCCAGCGGTGCTGGCCATCTGTCGGCGCTACTTGCGCGAGGAGGAAGACGCCAAGGACGCCGTGATGCAGCTTTTTGAGCAGCTGGTAGAGCAGCTGCGCCGCCATGAGGTAGACAACTTCCCGGCCTGGCTGCACACCACCGCCCGCAACCATTGCCTGATGGTGCTGCGGGCCCGGCAACGAGCCGGCCCGGCGGCTGGCGGGGCTCTGGTAGTCCACTTTCCCGATGCCGCCGATATGGAATCGGCCGTCAGTCGGCATCAGACAGACGATGACCCCGCCGAAGCTGACTTCCACGAGCAACAGCTCCAACAGATGGAGCAGGCCCTGGCCGGGCTACCACCAGGACAAAAACAGTGTCTGGAGCTGTTCTACCTCGAAAAGAAGTGCTACCGCGACATTGCCGACCTCACCGGCTTCGACCTTAACGCGGTTAAAAGCCACATCCAAAATGGTAAGCGCAACCTGCGCCGCCACTTAGAATCAACTGCTGCCCCCAATGCGTCCCCGTAA
- a CDS encoding carboxypeptidase-like regulatory domain-containing protein encodes MKYLLYCVLATSLLPSAPTTAQSVPASAATSATTYTVQGRVTNRSNGQGLPGVTVLVKGTSIGVSTTADGSYSIQVPKQAKALVFSTIGFIQQEVKLTGQPIINVGLASDSQQLSEVVVTGMAGKAAGISVRVRGNSLGKRKERQAPASAPHGYSYPAQPEPGAGESYATIYRKRLSQRDQGAAQHL; translated from the coding sequence ATGAAGTATCTTCTCTATTGCGTACTGGCGACGTCTCTGTTGCCCTCCGCTCCCACTACGGCTCAATCGGTGCCAGCATCTGCGGCTACTTCAGCTACTACCTACACCGTGCAGGGCCGCGTGACAAACCGCAGCAATGGCCAGGGCTTGCCCGGCGTGACGGTGCTAGTGAAAGGCACCAGCATCGGTGTCAGCACCACTGCCGATGGCAGCTATTCTATCCAGGTCCCCAAGCAAGCAAAAGCTCTGGTATTCAGCACCATTGGCTTTATACAGCAAGAGGTGAAGCTAACCGGCCAACCCATCATCAACGTAGGCCTAGCCAGCGACTCGCAGCAGTTGAGTGAGGTAGTAGTTACAGGTATGGCAGGTAAAGCCGCCGGTATTTCGGTGCGCGTGCGGGGGAATAGTTTAGGTAAGAGAAAGGAGCGGCAAGCGCCAGCCAGCGCTCCGCATGGCTACTCCTATCCGGCTCAGCCCGAGCCCGGTGCTGGAGAATCTTACGCTACTATTTACCGAAAACGGCTTTCGCAACGCGACCAAGGAGCCGCTCAGCACCTTTAG
- a CDS encoding vWA domain-containing protein, producing MATPIRLSPSPVLENLTLLFTENGFRNATKEPLSTFSIDVDAASYSNVRRFLQQGQLPPADAVRTEELINYFQYNYPQPDPAATEPFRVIMEQAQCPWNPEHQLVQVALQGRNVPTEKLPPANLVFLIDVSGSMQGDDRLGLVQQALRLLTKELRPQDKVAMVVYAGAAGTVLPPTSGAQRADILAAIGRLTAGGSTAGGAGLRLAYQVARQNFNKDGNNRVILCTDGDFNVGEQSDQAMERLITEERESGVFMTVLGVGQGNYQDKKMELLADKGNGNYAYLDNLDEARRVLVQQFGGTLFTIAKDVKLQVEFNPARVREYRLVGYENRLLAAEDFNNDRKDAGELGSGHTVTALYEVVPVGARATVDPLKYQSIAPTLAGAATAELLTVKLRYKQPQGSSSKLLELPLSGQARPLAEASENLRFAAAVAQFGMLLRQSDYRGSATWEATAALAKGARSFDPDGYRAELVRLIKLADDLRPSPAEIGAR from the coding sequence ATGGCTACTCCTATCCGGCTCAGCCCGAGCCCGGTGCTGGAGAATCTTACGCTACTATTTACCGAAAACGGCTTTCGCAACGCGACCAAGGAGCCGCTCAGCACCTTTAGCATTGATGTGGATGCCGCGAGCTACAGCAATGTGCGCCGCTTCCTGCAACAGGGCCAGCTGCCACCCGCCGATGCCGTGCGCACCGAGGAGCTCATTAACTATTTCCAGTACAACTACCCCCAGCCTGATCCGGCGGCCACGGAGCCCTTTCGCGTTATCATGGAGCAGGCCCAATGCCCCTGGAACCCGGAGCACCAGCTAGTGCAAGTGGCGCTGCAGGGCCGCAATGTGCCCACCGAAAAGCTGCCGCCCGCTAACCTGGTGTTCCTGATAGATGTGTCGGGCTCGATGCAGGGCGACGACCGGCTAGGACTGGTTCAGCAAGCCTTACGCCTGCTCACCAAGGAGCTGCGCCCCCAGGATAAGGTAGCCATGGTGGTGTACGCCGGCGCCGCGGGTACCGTGCTGCCGCCCACCTCAGGCGCGCAGCGCGCTGATATTTTGGCCGCCATTGGTCGGCTTACAGCGGGAGGCTCTACGGCCGGTGGGGCGGGCCTGCGACTGGCTTATCAGGTAGCTCGTCAGAACTTCAACAAGGACGGCAACAACCGCGTGATTCTGTGCACCGATGGCGACTTCAACGTGGGCGAGCAGAGCGACCAGGCCATGGAGCGCCTCATCACGGAAGAGCGGGAAAGCGGCGTATTCATGACCGTGCTGGGCGTAGGCCAGGGCAACTACCAGGACAAGAAGATGGAGCTGCTGGCCGACAAAGGCAACGGCAACTACGCTTACCTCGACAACTTGGATGAGGCCCGCCGGGTGCTGGTGCAACAGTTTGGTGGCACTCTGTTTACCATTGCCAAGGATGTAAAGCTGCAGGTTGAGTTCAACCCGGCCCGGGTACGTGAGTATCGGCTGGTAGGCTACGAAAACCGCCTGCTGGCCGCCGAGGACTTCAACAATGACCGCAAAGATGCCGGTGAGCTGGGCTCCGGCCACACCGTAACGGCCTTGTATGAAGTGGTACCCGTGGGTGCCAGAGCTACCGTTGACCCGCTTAAGTACCAGTCAATTGCGCCTACTCTGGCCGGCGCCGCTACCGCCGAGCTTCTGACGGTGAAGCTGCGCTATAAACAGCCCCAGGGCAGCAGCAGCAAACTACTGGAGCTGCCACTCAGCGGGCAGGCGAGGCCGCTTGCTGAAGCTAGCGAAAACCTGCGTTTTGCTGCCGCAGTGGCCCAGTTCGGCATGCTGCTTCGCCAGAGCGACTACCGCGGCAGCGCCACCTGGGAGGCCACCGCGGCCCTCGCCAAAGGGGCTAGGAGCTTCGACCCCGACGGCTACCGTGCGGAGCTGGTACGCCTCATTAAGCTAGCCGATGACCTGCGGCCCAGCCCGGCAGAAATAGGTGCCCGCTAG
- a CDS encoding porin family protein produces MTTKRLFGRLAAATLLISAFATASEAQVQTHRVPAYTGKAQARSVPATRSYATSSATDGVKIGIRAGVNISDWSGDAVNSVMDLAEYTNGAVTKDMKPGFHAGLYATLPLGPRFAIEPGVSYSEKGTVLTGRIPLEQFDFLNAKVTATGRMAYLDIPVLAKAYLTDGLYIYAGPQASVLLSGKARVDASALGFSAFKKDFDIKDQFRPVDFAVVGGLGYQFQSGFGLSAGYDYGLTSLDKNNRFDAQNRVIKASLNYSF; encoded by the coding sequence ATGACTACGAAGCGACTTTTCGGCCGCCTGGCCGCTGCTACCTTATTAATTTCTGCTTTTGCTACTGCTTCTGAGGCCCAGGTCCAGACGCACCGGGTGCCCGCTTATACCGGTAAAGCGCAGGCTCGTTCCGTGCCGGCTACCCGCTCTTATGCTACCTCCTCGGCTACTGATGGCGTCAAGATTGGCATCCGGGCTGGCGTAAACATCTCGGACTGGTCGGGTGATGCCGTGAACAGCGTGATGGACTTGGCTGAGTACACCAACGGCGCCGTCACCAAGGATATGAAGCCCGGTTTCCATGCGGGGCTATATGCTACGCTGCCGCTGGGCCCCCGCTTTGCTATTGAGCCTGGCGTAAGCTACTCCGAGAAAGGTACTGTGCTGACTGGTCGCATTCCGCTGGAACAGTTCGACTTCCTGAACGCCAAGGTGACGGCCACGGGCCGCATGGCTTACCTCGATATTCCGGTGCTGGCCAAGGCTTACCTCACCGATGGTCTCTACATTTATGCTGGCCCCCAGGCCTCCGTGCTGCTGTCGGGTAAGGCCCGCGTTGATGCCAGCGCCCTTGGCTTTTCGGCCTTCAAAAAGGATTTCGATATCAAAGACCAGTTCCGCCCCGTCGATTTTGCCGTGGTGGGTGGCTTGGGCTACCAGTTCCAGAGTGGCTTTGGCCTGAGCGCCGGTTACGATTATGGCCTGACCTCACTGGATAAAAATAACCGCTTCGACGCCCAGAACCGCGTCATCAAAGCGTCCCTGAATTACTCGTTCTAA